The following coding sequences are from one Lolium rigidum isolate FL_2022 chromosome 6, APGP_CSIRO_Lrig_0.1, whole genome shotgun sequence window:
- the LOC124663407 gene encoding GATA transcription factor 15-like: MLHEAAPCTCGMLYGSCGGGCSMLQFGDHHHYYGKQCGDQQGFGVPYGGSVDCTLSLGTPSTRRAAEAGGARAPAAPAGLPWEAVSTCNGGQQQLLSAARADQATSGGARRCANCDTTSTPLWRNGPRGPKSLCNACGIRYKKEERRAAAAAVAPTAMASDSGMEYAYGYARQQHQTQPQQWGCYNPAVAKAASYTMFGDAAQEDGPCLPWGLGVMPSSPAFGSVREMTSLFHYY; this comes from the exons ATGCTGCACGAGGCGGCGCCATGCACGTGCGGGATGCTCTACGGCagctgcggcggcggctgctccaTGCTGCAgttcggcgaccaccaccactactacggcaagcaatgcggcGACCAGCAGGGCTTCGGCGTCCCCTACGGCGGCTCCGTCGACTGCACGCTCTCGCTCGGCACACCCTCCACCAGGCGCGCCGCCGAGGCCGGTGGGGCTCGTGCGCCGGCGGCACccgcagggcttccgtgggaggcgGTGTCCACCTGCAACGGCGGGCAGCAGCAGCTCCTCAGCGCGGCGCGCGCGGACCAGGCCACTTccggcggcgctcgccggtgCGCCAACTGCGACACCACCTCCACCCCGCTCTGGAGGAACGGCCCACGCGGACCAAAG TCGCTGTGCAACGCGTGCGGAATCCGTTACAAGAAGGAGGAGCggcgcgcggccgccgccgcggtggCGCCGACGGCGATGGCATCAGACAGCGGCATGGAATACGCGTACGGGTACGCGCGGCAGCAGCATCAGACGCAGCCGCAGCAGTGGGGCTGCTACAACCCGGCCGTGGCCAAGGCGGCGTCCTACACGATGTTCGGCGACGCGGCGCAGGAGGACGGGCCGTGCCTGCCGTGGGGGCTCGGCGTCATGCCCTCCTCGCCGGCGTTCGGCTCCGTCCGGGAGATGACCAGCCTCTTCCACTACTACTAG